The sequence below is a genomic window from Acetobacter vaccinii.
ACGGGGCCGTTGGTCAGCCTGACAGTGGCCGTAATGGTAAAGTCGGCCTGATCCGGACTGTTCTGCAACGTGTCGGCACTGTCGCGGAAGGCGGCGGCAAAGGCGCGGGCCAGGGCAATGTCTCCATCACCCGGCGCACCCCGGACACCGGTAAAATAGACACGGGCTGGCCTGTTCTTCAGGCTTTTGGGGTCTTTTTCCATATCCGCGGCCTGGATGCCTGTCAGGGCTGCGGCAATTCTGGGGGCGGCATCCTGCGCGACCATGGCCAACAGGCTGGCGTCCGCCACGGCCCAGCGGGCCGTGGGGATGGGCTGGCCCTGCTGCGTTGCGCGCAATGTGTTCTGCGGGGTCATGATCCGGTAGAGCGGCACCACGCTGGCCCCATGCTGCTCGGCCCTCATGTCCAGCCACCAGTCGCCCGGGCGGGTGGGCTGGGCGATGGCGGGGATGGTCTGCTCCAGCAGGGCGGTGGTGGTGCTTTTGGCCCACAGGCGGGCGCTGGCCTCAGGCAGCAGGGAGGCCATGGGGGTTGGTACGTCCAGCCGGGCAGGCAGGGCGTGGTGAGCAAGCCCCGCGTTGGGCCCACCCCGGCTGGCAAAGGGGTGCGGCACATCCAGGCACCCGGCCAGCAGCAGGAGCGTGCCCAGAAGCGGTAGTTTGTGGGAATGAGACAGAAGGCGGGCAGGCAGCGGGCGTGTCATCCGTGGGGGACCTTTGTGGCAATAGCCGAGGTCTGGTGGCCGATCTGGCCCCCGCCTGCCAGTGTGCGCCGCCGGTGGCTGAAAAACCGTTTCTCGTCCGACAGCGTATCCACGCCCAGAGCGGCCGCCCGCCCGATGCCAGCACGTTGCAGGCGGAAGACACACCACCCGGCAAGGTCAAACTGGTAATGCCCGGCCCGTGTGCCGGGGGTAAAGAAGGTTGCTGCCTGCCGGTCCACTGCCAGAATGGCCGAGCGCATGTCATCCGCTGTTTCGTAGCTTTCCTGGGCAATGCAGGGGCCAACAACGGCGTGAATATCCTGTGCCTTTGCGCCCAGTGCCACCATGGCGTCTTTTGTGGCCTCCAGCACACCGGACAGTGCCCCCCGCCACCCGGCATGGGCTGCCCCGACAATGGAGCCATCAGCGGTGCTGAACAGGACAGGCGCACAGTCGGCAGTAATGACCGTTATGGCCAGATCCGGCCTGTTGGTAACAAGGGCATCGGCCTGTGCGCCGGTGCCGGGGGCCCAGGGGTGGGTGGCTGTGAGTACCACGCGGCCATGGACCTGGGTTGCCCCCAGCAGGTGGGTGGGTTCCACCCCAAGGTGCAGGGCGACCCTGCGGCGGTTTTCAGCCAGATTTTCTGGCGTGTCGCCTGAGCGCATGGAGCAGTTGAGGCTGGTATAGGGGCCGGTGGACACCCCGCCTTCACGGGTGAAGAAACCATGCCGTGCCTGCCCCAGCAGAGGGCTGGTCAGCGGGGAAAGCCGGGGAAACGCCGGGCCTTGGGTCATGTAGCCGGTCCTTTTGTAAAGCCGGGGGGCGGGGGCAGGAAGGGGGAGGCAAGGGCCATTACCCTGAACAGGTGGCCCATTTTTTCAGGCGCGGCCAGCCTGTGGGCGCTGTCACGCAGGGTTGCGGCCTCGGCCGGGGTTGCCGTGCGGGCCAGTTGCTCGGTCCGCTCCATCAGGCCCAGACGGCGGAGGAAAGCCCCCTGTGTTTCGGTCCCGTAAACCGCAGCCCCTGCCTGCGTTGCGGCGGCGGCAAAGGCGGTAAAATCGACATGGGCTGTTAGGTCGGCCTCCCCCGCTGCTTCCAGCGGTGGGGCATGGCGGGCATGGCGCAGGGCTTGCAGGGAATCGCCTGTCAGGGTGGAGGCATGGCCATAATCAATAAACAGTCCGGCACCGGGGCTGTGGGCCAGCCGCTGGCCCAGCCACCGTGCGGTCGCCAGTGCGGGCTCGCACAGTTCCACCACGGTCTGGGGCTCCAGCGCGCGGTTGTCGGGCAGGGTCGGGGCTGCAGAGGGGGCCAGATGGAACGCACCATCGGCCACGTAACGCTCATGCCAGCCTGTGTCGGTCTGGATGAACTGGCGGATGGGTAACGCATCCAGAAATTCATTGGCCAGCAGGATCAGCGGGCCGTCAGGCAGGGTGTTGATGTCATTGTGCCAGATGGGGCTGGCATAGGGGGCCAGAGCCTGTGCCTGAGCAGCCCGCATGAGGGGTGATGTCTCGACCAGATGCACGGTCTGTGCCTGGGCCATGGCGGGCACATGGCGGGTGATCAGGCGCAGAGCATCGGCCATCAGCGTGCCCCGGCCCGGCCCGGCCTCGGCCAGGGTAAAGGACGCTGGACACCCCATGCCCTGCCAGACCATGGCGGCCCAGCCGCCCAGAAGTTCGCCAAAGACCTGGCTGATTTCCGGGGCGGTAATAAAGTCGCTCAGCAGCGGGGTGCTGGCGTAATAGCGCGCATTGGCCTGGGCCATGAAATGGTCCAGCCGCTGCGCGTGGGGGGGCAGGGCTGCCGTCATGCGCGGGGCTGGCTGCCCGGGCTTGCGGGGGTGGCCAGCGTTGCATCCGGCTCGGGGGTGCCGGTGTACAGGGGGGCGCGGCGGGCATGCACCATCAGGGCAATACCGGTCAGCAGCATGGGAATGCACAGCAACTGCCCCATGGTAATGCCCCCTGCCAGGAACCCGAGGAAGGCGTCTGGCTCGCGGAAGAATTCACAAAACGAGCGGGCACAAGCGTAGCCGACCAGGAACATACCCGCCAGAAAACCGGGCCGCTGGCGAATGCTGATCCGGCGTGAGGCAATATACAGCACCGTAAACAGCAGCAGCCCCTCGGTCAGCGATTCGTAAAGCTGCGAGGGGTGGCGCGGAATGGGGCCACCGCCGGGAAAGATCATGGCCCAGGGCAGGCTTGCCGGAGCCTCACGCCCCCAGAGTTCCCCGTTGATGAAGTTGGCCAGCCGGCCCAATCCCAGCCCGATGGGCACAGCAACGGTCACACGGTCTGCAAAGGCCAGAAAGTTGATTTTGTTCCTGCGGGTAAACAGCACCATGGCTGCAATAACCCCCAAAGCCCCACCGTGGAAGGACATGCCGCCATGCCACACTTCCACCATGGCGACGGGGTGGGTCAGGTAATAGCTGGGCTGGTAGAACAGCACGTATCCCAGCCGCCCGCCCAGCAGCACCCCCAGGGTCACCCATGTCAGAAAGTCATCAGCCTGTTCGGGCGTGGCCACGCGTGGGGCCAGCACTGCCAGCCTGCGGAGCAGGATAACCCCCAGCACAATGCCGGTAATATAGGACAGCGCGTACCATCGCACGGCCAGTGGCCCGAAATGCACCAGCACCGGGTCAAACTGTGGAAACATCAGAACAGGAAGCATGGT
It includes:
- the pgeF gene encoding peptidoglycan editing factor PgeF, which gives rise to MTQGPAFPRLSPLTSPLLGQARHGFFTREGGVSTGPYTSLNCSMRSGDTPENLAENRRRVALHLGVEPTHLLGATQVHGRVVLTATHPWAPGTGAQADALVTNRPDLAITVITADCAPVLFSTADGSIVGAAHAGWRGALSGVLEATKDAMVALGAKAQDIHAVVGPCIAQESYETADDMRSAILAVDRQAATFFTPGTRAGHYQFDLAGWCVFRLQRAGIGRAAALGVDTLSDEKRFFSHRRRTLAGGGQIGHQTSAIATKVPHG
- the lgt gene encoding prolipoprotein diacylglyceryl transferase: MLPVLMFPQFDPVLVHFGPLAVRWYALSYITGIVLGVILLRRLAVLAPRVATPEQADDFLTWVTLGVLLGGRLGYVLFYQPSYYLTHPVAMVEVWHGGMSFHGGALGVIAAMVLFTRRNKINFLAFADRVTVAVPIGLGLGRLANFINGELWGREAPASLPWAMIFPGGGPIPRHPSQLYESLTEGLLLFTVLYIASRRISIRQRPGFLAGMFLVGYACARSFCEFFREPDAFLGFLAGGITMGQLLCIPMLLTGIALMVHARRAPLYTGTPEPDATLATPASPGSQPRA
- a CDS encoding class I SAM-dependent methyltransferase — protein: MTAALPPHAQRLDHFMAQANARYYASTPLLSDFITAPEISQVFGELLGGWAAMVWQGMGCPASFTLAEAGPGRGTLMADALRLITRHVPAMAQAQTVHLVETSPLMRAAQAQALAPYASPIWHNDINTLPDGPLILLANEFLDALPIRQFIQTDTGWHERYVADGAFHLAPSAAPTLPDNRALEPQTVVELCEPALATARWLGQRLAHSPGAGLFIDYGHASTLTGDSLQALRHARHAPPLEAAGEADLTAHVDFTAFAAAATQAGAAVYGTETQGAFLRRLGLMERTEQLARTATPAEAATLRDSAHRLAAPEKMGHLFRVMALASPFLPPPPGFTKGPAT